One genomic window of Opitutia bacterium includes the following:
- a CDS encoding FkbM family methyltransferase, producing the protein MKTPELVPLPLPLRCLRPWEFPGKLGLMERLFSRTLARHGVAWIETNAGIPWELDLATPPHRWIVYGYYEGYAFWRWLLANRDRIRTVVDSGANIGQTTLYFSQLLTQPRIFAYEPGTDARAWLTRCVETNRLTQVSISPHGLAAAPGTAFLRSVGDATTHGSWNRLDATEGDSIPLVTLDDEMARLGLDRIDLWKLDMEGAEPGALAGASRALAAGKIGAIHAEIMGESGPGVGETLRSHGYVPYVARRNRLVPAAGVLSGEGDNAVFIHPSSGLLSPA; encoded by the coding sequence ATGAAAACACCCGAGCTCGTCCCCCTCCCGCTCCCGCTGCGCTGCCTGCGCCCTTGGGAGTTCCCCGGCAAACTCGGCCTCATGGAGCGCCTCTTCTCGCGCACCCTCGCGCGCCACGGCGTCGCGTGGATCGAGACCAATGCCGGCATCCCGTGGGAACTCGACCTCGCCACCCCGCCACACCGCTGGATCGTCTACGGTTACTACGAGGGCTACGCCTTCTGGCGCTGGCTCCTCGCCAACCGCGACCGCATCCGCACCGTCGTCGATTCCGGCGCCAACATCGGCCAGACCACGCTCTATTTCTCCCAACTACTCACCCAGCCGCGCATCTTCGCCTACGAACCGGGCACCGACGCCCGCGCGTGGCTCACGCGCTGCGTCGAAACCAACCGCCTCACGCAAGTCTCCATCAGCCCCCACGGCCTCGCCGCCGCACCCGGCACCGCGTTTCTCCGCTCCGTCGGCGACGCCACCACCCACGGCTCGTGGAACCGCCTCGACGCCACCGAGGGCGATTCGATCCCACTCGTGACGCTCGACGACGAGATGGCGCGCCTCGGCCTCGACCGCATCGACCTCTGGAAGCTCGACATGGAAGGCGCGGAACCCGGCGCACTCGCCGGCGCCTCCCGCGCGCTCGCCGCCGGCAAGATCGGCGCGATCCACGCCGAGATCATGGGCGAATCCGGCCCCGGCGTCGGTGAAACGCTCCGCTCCCACGGCTACGTGCCCTACGTCGCGCGCCGCAATCGCCTCGTGCCCGCCGCCGGCGTCCTCTCCGGCGAGGGCGACAACGCCGTGTTCATCCATCCGTCCAGCGGCCTCCTTTCGCCCGCATGA
- a CDS encoding PIG-L family deacetylase produces MRRLLVANSRPLTPDTSPLLVLAPHADDETLGCGALIASRTTRGAATHVVFVSDSASAEWAPDQFRSERAARRRAEALAALAALGLPPTQAEFLAAPDGQLDRLDPDVRARVLRELAELLRRHQPSHVLVPFLGGGSTEHDAVFWIAREACAVAGLQPQMWEYPVWAWWNPLRLRSQLLRGDENHRLASAPWLDAKRRALRAHASQAAALPAALVAAALADHEFYFHRPHLP; encoded by the coding sequence ATGCGTCGCTTGCTCGTCGCCAACAGCCGGCCCCTCACACCGGACACGTCGCCCCTGCTGGTGCTCGCCCCTCACGCCGATGACGAGACGCTCGGCTGCGGCGCCTTGATCGCCTCCCGCACGACGCGCGGCGCGGCCACGCACGTCGTGTTCGTTTCCGACAGCGCCAGCGCCGAGTGGGCACCCGACCAGTTCCGCAGCGAACGCGCCGCGCGTCGTCGAGCCGAGGCGCTCGCCGCGCTCGCCGCGCTGGGTCTGCCACCGACTCAGGCCGAATTTCTCGCTGCGCCCGACGGTCAACTGGACCGGCTCGATCCCGATGTGCGGGCGCGGGTGCTGCGCGAGCTCGCGGAACTTCTCCGGCGCCACCAACCGTCGCACGTGCTCGTTCCTTTTCTCGGCGGCGGCAGCACGGAGCACGACGCCGTTTTCTGGATCGCGCGTGAGGCGTGTGCAGTCGCCGGGCTCCAGCCGCAGATGTGGGAATATCCCGTCTGGGCGTGGTGGAATCCGCTGCGCCTGCGCTCCCAACTGTTGCGCGGAGACGAAAACCATCGTCTCGCCAGCGCGCCGTGGCTGGACGCCAAGCGCCGCGCCCTGCGCGCCCACGCCTCGCAAGCCGCCGCGTTGCCCGCCGCGCTCGTCGCCGCCGCGCTCGCCGATCACGAGTTCTATTTCCATCGCCCCCACCTGCCATGA
- a CDS encoding glycosyltransferase: MPLCHVVPSLEDRHGGPSKSVRALANAMAARTPTALLTTLEPGQSMAPAGPHDAAPVTVFPREMPRWLCRSAGLAAHLRVTRYEVVHSHALWLLTLRYAHDAARRHGAPLVISPRGMLTDWAWQHRRWRKQLANTLVHPGALRNAAGWHATSDDEANDIRRRGFTQPICVAPNGVEIPSPAELATARAAWREAFPALRERRVAVFYSRFHRKKRLRELIELWLARAPADWLLLVAGVPEDFSVEQVRQWTDANRVLVADGRERPPPFAAAELFLLPSHSENFGLVVAEALAAGVPALVTDTTPWQGLDRHDAGACVAWEKFDTALTRALAASSAELAAQGARGRDWVAREFTWASAAGTLLDFYGSLKR, translated from the coding sequence ATGCCGCTCTGCCACGTCGTGCCCAGCCTCGAAGACCGCCACGGCGGTCCCTCGAAATCCGTGCGCGCGCTCGCCAACGCCATGGCCGCGCGCACGCCGACCGCGCTGCTCACCACGCTCGAGCCGGGCCAATCGATGGCGCCCGCGGGCCCCCACGACGCCGCACCCGTCACCGTGTTTCCGCGCGAGATGCCGCGCTGGCTCTGTCGCTCGGCCGGCCTCGCCGCCCATCTGCGCGTCACGCGCTACGAAGTCGTCCATTCGCACGCGCTGTGGCTGCTCACGCTGCGCTACGCGCACGACGCCGCGCGCCGTCACGGCGCCCCGCTCGTGATTTCACCGCGCGGCATGCTCACCGACTGGGCGTGGCAGCACCGCCGCTGGCGCAAGCAACTCGCCAACACCCTCGTCCATCCCGGCGCTCTCCGCAACGCCGCCGGCTGGCACGCCACGAGCGACGACGAGGCGAACGACATCCGCCGCCGCGGATTCACCCAACCGATCTGCGTCGCGCCGAACGGCGTCGAAATCCCCTCTCCGGCCGAACTCGCCACCGCGCGCGCCGCCTGGCGCGAAGCGTTCCCCGCGCTCCGGGAACGCCGCGTCGCGGTGTTCTATTCGCGTTTCCACCGCAAGAAACGCCTCCGCGAACTCATCGAACTCTGGCTCGCGCGCGCACCCGCCGACTGGCTGCTCCTCGTCGCCGGCGTGCCGGAGGACTTTTCCGTGGAGCAAGTCCGCCAGTGGACCGACGCGAATCGCGTGCTCGTGGCGGACGGTCGCGAACGCCCGCCGCCCTTCGCCGCCGCGGAGCTGTTCCTGCTGCCGTCGCACTCCGAGAATTTCGGCCTCGTCGTCGCCGAGGCGCTGGCCGCCGGCGTGCCTGCGTTGGTGACGGACACGACGCCGTGGCAGGGCCTCGACCGCCACGACGCCGGCGCTTGTGTTGCGTGGGAGAAGTTCGACACTGCGCTCACGCGCGCGCTCGCCGCCTCTTCCGCAGAGCTCGCCGCCCAAGGTGCGCGCGGCCGCGACTGGGTGGCGCGCGAGTTCACTTGGGCGAGCGCCGCCGGCACGTTGCTCGATTTCTACGGCAGCTTGAAACGATGA
- a CDS encoding glycosyltransferase family 4 protein produces MTVPRRLAIVLSHPVQYYSPWFQWMAAQHAVDFRVFYLWEFGVTAQRDPQFEQTIKWDLDLLSGYESEFVPNIARDPGTHHFNGLDNPALPARLAAWQPDALLLFGYNWRSHLRALWWARRARVPVILRGDSHLLGRGAPNLLRRLALGTLFRQFAAFASVGTANRDYFRAFGVPEKKIFFAPHSVDAERFDAGDAATRAAAARLRSDLGLDSRRVVLFAGKFHERKQPLELLQAFHAVGTRGDALVFVGDGPERSRLEELARTRRDRDVRFLPFANQTEMPSRYLSADIFALPSRGFYETWGLAVNEAMHLGLPCLVSDLVGCQRDLVVPGETGWVFPANDSAALGETLRAALRAPREELDRLGQAARERAAGYTYPQTTAGLVAALSSLPARA; encoded by the coding sequence ATGACCGTGCCGCGCCGCCTCGCGATCGTCCTCTCGCACCCGGTGCAGTATTACAGCCCGTGGTTCCAATGGATGGCCGCGCAACACGCCGTCGATTTCCGCGTGTTCTACCTCTGGGAATTCGGCGTCACCGCGCAACGCGATCCCCAGTTCGAGCAGACCATCAAGTGGGACCTCGACCTGCTCTCGGGCTACGAATCCGAATTCGTCCCCAACATCGCGCGCGATCCCGGCACGCACCATTTCAACGGCCTCGACAACCCCGCGCTCCCCGCGCGCCTCGCCGCGTGGCAACCCGACGCGCTGCTCCTCTTCGGCTACAACTGGCGTTCGCACCTCCGCGCCCTCTGGTGGGCCCGCCGCGCGCGCGTGCCCGTCATCCTGCGCGGCGACTCGCACCTGCTCGGCCGCGGCGCGCCCAACCTCCTCCGCCGCCTCGCCCTCGGCACGCTCTTCCGGCAGTTCGCCGCCTTCGCCAGCGTCGGCACCGCCAATCGCGACTACTTCCGCGCCTTCGGCGTGCCGGAGAAAAAGATCTTCTTCGCCCCTCACTCCGTCGATGCCGAGCGCTTCGACGCGGGCGACGCCGCCACGCGCGCCGCGGCCGCGCGCCTGCGCAGCGACCTCGGCCTCGACAGCCGCCGCGTCGTCCTCTTCGCCGGCAAATTCCACGAGCGCAAGCAACCGCTCGAACTCCTCCAAGCCTTCCACGCCGTCGGCACGCGCGGCGATGCGCTGGTCTTCGTCGGCGACGGTCCTGAGCGCTCCCGCCTCGAGGAGCTCGCCCGCACGCGCCGCGACCGCGACGTGCGCTTCCTGCCTTTTGCCAACCAGACCGAGATGCCGTCGCGTTACCTCTCCGCCGACATTTTCGCTCTCCCCTCTCGGGGCTTCTACGAAACCTGGGGACTCGCCGTGAACGAAGCGATGCACCTCGGCCTGCCCTGCCTCGTCTCCGACCTCGTCGGCTGTCAGCGGGATCTCGTCGTGCCCGGCGAAACGGGCTGGGTTTTCCCGGCCAACGATTCCGCCGCGCTCGGCGAGACGCTGCGCGCCGCCTTGCGCGCACCACGCGAGGAACTCGACCGCCTCGGCCAAGCCGCCCGCGAGCGCGCGGCCGGTTACACTTATCCGCAAACCACCGCCGGGCTCGTCGCTGCCCTCTCCAGCCTGCCCGCCCGCGCATGA
- a CDS encoding class I SAM-dependent methyltransferase, with protein MNTLARLKDRLLQRLVRDPAGFGRPIAKDALDREYSSGNWDHFFGWDELPRNLVLAGAINHHFPSLPRVLDLGCGSGRLATVFRHYPFARFLGVDLSSEAVARARALQLARMEFIEGNYETWRPDGEFDAISFNECIGYAHDPAATLEAFTRHLAPGGLFFLSHFRFGAYAAQWRRMASVCETVQATAVMSADGKQIWDIRVLRPRPARS; from the coding sequence ATGAACACGCTCGCCCGCCTGAAAGACCGCCTCCTCCAACGCCTCGTCCGCGACCCCGCCGGCTTCGGCCGTCCCATCGCGAAGGATGCGCTCGACCGCGAATATAGCTCGGGCAATTGGGATCATTTCTTCGGTTGGGACGAACTGCCGCGCAACCTCGTGCTCGCCGGCGCGATCAATCACCACTTCCCCTCGCTGCCACGTGTGCTCGACCTCGGTTGCGGCAGCGGCCGGCTCGCCACCGTTTTCCGCCACTACCCGTTCGCGCGTTTTCTCGGCGTCGATCTGTCCTCCGAGGCGGTCGCCCGGGCCCGCGCGCTCCAACTCGCGCGCATGGAATTCATCGAGGGCAACTACGAGACGTGGCGGCCGGACGGCGAGTTCGACGCCATTTCGTTCAACGAGTGCATCGGCTACGCGCACGATCCTGCGGCCACGCTCGAGGCATTCACGCGGCACCTCGCGCCCGGCGGGTTGTTCTTCCTCTCCCATTTTCGCTTCGGCGCCTACGCCGCTCAATGGCGTCGCATGGCTTCCGTCTGCGAGACCGTCCAAGCCACCGCCGTCATGAGCGCCGACGGCAAACAGATCTGGGACATCCGCGTGCTGCGTCCGCGCCCCGCCCGTTCGTGA
- a CDS encoding glycosyltransferase family 4 protein, whose protein sequence is MKISIVNGFFLPVPPISGGSTEKTWFALGREFAARGHEVVSISREWTGHPSLEKLDGVTYRRLPGHDHRSQLWKNLVHDFVWSWRAYRALPPADIVICNAVSLPMWLGRWSPSSGRIVVMCGRMPKGQYRRYRALARVLAPSSLVRERLIEESPAIADAIRVTGYPINWSQLSTPQPEPASLPARVPDELTIGFVGRIHSEKGLMLLAEAAKILAAQSDLPPWRVLLCGPADVARGGSGSAFRNTLLQRLSVALPSKRFHLLDPQFNDRILAAIYQRMDVFCYPSLAAEGETFGVAVAEAMAAGAVPVVSNLACFRDFVRDGENGFIFDHTAPDAAERLAGALASALRDGDRRRRIATTARADVRRFDFPVFADALLEDFASLIR, encoded by the coding sequence ATGAAGATCTCGATCGTCAACGGCTTCTTCCTGCCGGTGCCTCCGATCAGCGGTGGCTCGACCGAGAAAACATGGTTCGCCCTCGGCCGCGAGTTCGCCGCCCGCGGGCATGAGGTCGTCTCGATCTCGCGGGAATGGACCGGCCACCCTTCGCTCGAGAAACTCGACGGCGTCACCTATCGCCGCCTGCCGGGCCACGATCACCGCTCGCAACTCTGGAAGAATCTCGTCCACGACTTCGTCTGGAGCTGGCGCGCCTACCGCGCCTTGCCGCCGGCCGACATCGTGATCTGCAACGCCGTCTCGCTGCCCATGTGGCTCGGACGCTGGAGCCCGTCCTCTGGCCGCATCGTCGTGATGTGCGGCCGCATGCCCAAGGGCCAATACCGCCGCTACCGCGCGCTCGCGCGCGTGCTCGCCCCGAGCAGCCTCGTCCGCGAGCGCCTCATCGAGGAGAGCCCCGCCATCGCCGACGCCATCCGCGTCACCGGCTACCCGATCAACTGGTCGCAGCTCTCGACTCCGCAGCCCGAACCCGCCTCGCTGCCGGCGCGCGTGCCCGACGAACTGACGATCGGCTTCGTCGGCCGCATCCATTCGGAAAAGGGACTGATGCTCCTTGCCGAAGCCGCCAAAATCCTCGCCGCCCAATCCGATCTGCCGCCGTGGCGCGTGCTGCTTTGCGGCCCGGCCGACGTGGCCCGCGGCGGTTCCGGTTCGGCCTTCCGCAACACGCTGCTCCAAAGACTCTCCGTCGCGCTCCCGAGCAAACGCTTCCACCTCCTCGACCCGCAATTCAACGACCGGATCCTCGCCGCGATCTACCAGCGGATGGATGTCTTTTGCTACCCGAGCCTCGCCGCCGAAGGAGAAACGTTCGGCGTCGCCGTTGCCGAGGCGATGGCCGCCGGCGCCGTGCCGGTCGTCTCAAATCTCGCCTGCTTCCGGGACTTTGTTCGCGACGGCGAGAACGGCTTCATCTTCGACCACACCGCACCCGACGCCGCGGAGCGTCTCGCCGGCGCGCTCGCCTCGGCGCTGCGCGATGGCGACCGGCGGCGGCGAATCGCCACCACGGCGCGCGCCGATGTCCGCCGGTTCGATTTCCCGGTCTTCGCCGACGCGCTGCTCGAAGATTTCGCCTCGTTGATCCGCTGA
- a CDS encoding exopolysaccharide biosynthesis polyprenyl glycosylphosphotransferase, whose amino-acid sequence MTKARQVTIALVFLDALAVVLSFNLIAWLYGVSDGHGWILAPLFLPVVIHFLGVYLIDGYSARTDMLSITYASLHVIAQAGVLMLTLLLTYAFIPAGFELQSSRFVTSVSYLAIIPVSLWYRRIFYQGVHQGEQQRYFLFLGSPEACLAFKEECRKNAMKQSVLYATHETFVRSTVARPRNESVSTPPFGDVVDYLEEYSGQIDAIILRESSHELPSAVAQRLVQLSFSGVPTYTLELFHQVYWRKIPLYRLNQTWLFQEGFQIAREPVFERMKRLSDIVLSGIGLLLFAPLLPILGAIIWLTDRGPIFFHQTRVGRNRVLFEAYKLRSMRVHHAGDPYTRENDDRITPIGRFIRAVRLDEAPQLWNVFRGDMSLIGPRAEWVKLVEEYEQKIPCYHFRHLVKPGITGWAQVNYPYGANLEDTMRKLEYDLYYIRFFSFVLDASIVLKTIHVMLFGKGR is encoded by the coding sequence ATGACCAAAGCCCGCCAAGTCACGATCGCGCTCGTCTTCCTCGACGCCCTCGCGGTCGTGCTTTCGTTCAACCTGATCGCGTGGCTTTACGGCGTCTCCGATGGGCACGGATGGATCCTGGCGCCGCTGTTCCTTCCGGTGGTGATCCACTTCCTCGGCGTCTATCTCATCGACGGCTACAGCGCGCGCACCGACATGCTGTCGATCACCTACGCCTCGTTGCACGTGATTGCGCAGGCGGGTGTGCTCATGCTGACGCTGCTGCTCACCTACGCGTTCATCCCCGCGGGCTTCGAGCTGCAATCCAGCCGCTTCGTCACGTCGGTCTCATACTTGGCGATCATCCCGGTTTCGCTCTGGTATCGCCGGATTTTCTACCAAGGCGTCCACCAAGGCGAACAGCAGCGCTATTTCCTTTTTCTGGGCAGCCCGGAAGCGTGCCTCGCGTTCAAGGAAGAGTGCCGGAAGAACGCGATGAAGCAGTCGGTGCTCTACGCCACGCACGAGACCTTCGTTCGCTCCACGGTCGCGCGCCCTCGCAATGAGAGCGTGTCGACCCCGCCGTTCGGCGACGTCGTCGACTACCTCGAGGAATACTCCGGGCAAATCGACGCCATCATCCTGCGCGAATCCAGCCACGAGCTGCCTTCCGCCGTCGCGCAACGACTCGTCCAGCTGAGCTTTTCCGGCGTGCCGACTTACACGCTCGAACTCTTCCATCAGGTCTACTGGCGCAAAATTCCCCTCTACCGGCTCAACCAGACTTGGCTGTTCCAGGAGGGTTTCCAGATCGCGCGCGAGCCGGTGTTCGAGCGCATGAAACGCCTGAGCGACATCGTGCTTTCGGGCATCGGTCTGCTCTTGTTCGCGCCGTTGCTGCCGATTCTCGGAGCGATCATCTGGCTGACTGATCGCGGCCCGATCTTCTTCCACCAGACCCGCGTCGGGCGCAACCGCGTGCTCTTCGAAGCCTACAAACTGCGCTCCATGCGCGTGCACCACGCCGGCGATCCCTACACCCGCGAGAACGACGACCGCATCACGCCGATCGGGCGCTTCATCCGCGCCGTCCGCCTCGATGAGGCACCGCAACTCTGGAACGTCTTCCGCGGCGACATGAGCCTGATCGGCCCGCGCGCCGAGTGGGTGAAACTCGTCGAGGAATACGAGCAGAAGATCCCTTGCTACCACTTCCGCCACCTCGTGAAGCCCGGCATCACCGGTTGGGCGCAGGTCAATTATCCCTACGGCGCCAATCTCGAGGACACGATGCGCAAGCTCGAGTATGACCTCTACTACATCCGGTTCTTTTCCTTCGTGCTCGATGCGTCGATCGTGCTGAAAACGATTCACGTGATGCTCTTCGGCAAAGGGCGCTGA
- a CDS encoding glycosyltransferase family 4 protein: MGRGKIIFVNRVFWPSEAATAQLLTDLAVGLGAHGWDVHVIASGEATTTGAPASVTIHRTGAEPAGRLGRYSQFLLAARRELAALVAPGDVVVLKTDPPLLAVAATRLARARGARVVQWIQDTYPEVVWRHLGAWAAPLLWPLQLARNAAWRASDACVVLSDDMLEAVHAAGVPRERSLISNNWAPRELETPATAEQIAAVRAEWQVGDGFVVAYSGNFGRVHEMDTLLAAALQLRDEPSIHFVLSGSGARWQEVADFVARHALVNVRLLSPQPRARLAATLAAADAHFVTLRPGFERCVFPSKLAGIFAAGRAVIFVGAPDSQCATLARRAGRAFAPGEAAEIARTIRVWRADRNAMARLHEAARAEFANGFAFGTRLAEWERLLGSLARSS, encoded by the coding sequence TTGGGCCGCGGGAAAATCATCTTCGTCAATCGCGTCTTCTGGCCGAGCGAAGCCGCGACTGCGCAACTCCTCACCGATCTCGCCGTCGGCCTCGGAGCGCACGGCTGGGACGTCCATGTGATCGCCAGCGGCGAGGCGACGACGACCGGCGCGCCGGCGAGCGTGACGATTCACCGCACCGGCGCGGAGCCGGCCGGTCGCCTCGGTCGCTATTCGCAGTTTCTGCTCGCCGCGCGCCGCGAGCTCGCCGCACTCGTCGCACCCGGCGACGTCGTCGTGCTGAAAACCGATCCTCCGCTCCTCGCCGTGGCGGCCACGCGACTCGCCCGCGCCCGCGGAGCCCGGGTGGTGCAGTGGATTCAAGACACCTACCCGGAAGTCGTTTGGCGGCACCTCGGCGCATGGGCCGCGCCGCTCCTTTGGCCCTTGCAGCTCGCACGCAACGCCGCGTGGCGCGCCTCGGACGCGTGCGTAGTCTTGAGCGATGACATGCTCGAGGCCGTGCACGCCGCCGGCGTGCCGCGCGAACGCTCGCTGATTTCGAACAACTGGGCGCCGCGCGAACTCGAGACGCCTGCCACCGCCGAGCAGATCGCCGCGGTGCGCGCCGAGTGGCAGGTCGGTGACGGCTTCGTCGTCGCCTACTCGGGCAACTTCGGCCGCGTGCACGAGATGGACACCCTGCTCGCCGCCGCCCTGCAGCTCCGCGACGAGCCTTCGATTCATTTCGTGCTCAGCGGCTCGGGCGCACGCTGGCAGGAGGTCGCGGACTTCGTCGCCCGTCATGCGCTCGTCAACGTCCGCCTGCTGTCGCCCCAGCCCCGCGCACGGCTCGCGGCGACGCTCGCGGCGGCCGACGCGCATTTCGTGACGTTGCGCCCCGGTTTCGAGCGGTGCGTTTTTCCAAGCAAACTCGCGGGCATCTTCGCCGCCGGCCGCGCGGTCATCTTCGTCGGCGCCCCCGATTCCCAATGCGCGACGCTGGCCCGGCGCGCCGGCCGGGCTTTCGCGCCGGGCGAGGCCGCGGAGATTGCCCGGACGATCCGCGTCTGGCGGGCCGACCGCAACGCGATGGCGCGGCTGCACGAAGCGGCGCGCGCTGAATTCGCGAACGGTTTCGCGTTTGGCACTCGACTGGCTGAGTGGGAGCGATTGCTCGGCTCGCTCGCCCGTTCGTCTTAA
- a CDS encoding glycosyltransferase family 2 protein: MTDRAPISVLIPAKNEAANLAACLASVAFCDEVVVIDSRSTDTTRAIAEAAGARVVDFAWNGEFPKKKNWALANVPWRNEWVFIIDADERATPELAAEMRAIATSATPPHAGYYVNRRFWFLDGWLNHCGYYPSWNMRFFRHRLGRYERPAATGDTGSGDNEVHEHVLLEGTAGYLRGEMEHYAFPDIATWVEKHNRYSNWEARQQLAVSGGPRDPAIDAALARKRRLRQLAWRLPFRPTLRFLYHYVWRAGFLDGYRGFVFCRLMGWYEFLSAAKAAELRREKN, from the coding sequence ATGACTGACCGCGCCCCGATCTCCGTCCTGATCCCCGCCAAAAACGAGGCCGCCAACCTCGCCGCATGCCTCGCCTCGGTCGCCTTCTGCGACGAGGTCGTGGTCATCGATTCGCGCAGCACCGACACCACGCGCGCCATCGCCGAAGCCGCCGGAGCGCGCGTCGTCGACTTCGCGTGGAACGGCGAGTTTCCCAAAAAGAAGAACTGGGCCCTCGCCAACGTCCCGTGGCGCAACGAATGGGTCTTCATCATCGACGCCGACGAGCGCGCGACGCCCGAACTCGCCGCCGAGATGCGCGCCATCGCGACGAGCGCCACCCCGCCGCACGCCGGCTACTACGTGAACCGCCGCTTCTGGTTCCTCGACGGCTGGCTCAACCACTGCGGCTACTACCCGAGTTGGAACATGCGCTTCTTCCGCCACCGGCTCGGCCGCTACGAACGCCCCGCCGCCACCGGCGACACGGGCAGCGGCGACAACGAGGTCCACGAACACGTGCTCCTCGAAGGCACCGCCGGCTACTTGCGCGGCGAGATGGAACACTACGCCTTCCCCGACATCGCCACGTGGGTCGAGAAACACAACCGCTACTCGAACTGGGAAGCCCGCCAGCAACTCGCCGTCTCCGGCGGTCCGCGCGACCCGGCCATCGACGCCGCGCTCGCCCGCAAACGCCGCCTGCGCCAGCTCGCGTGGCGCCTGCCGTTCCGTCCGACGCTGCGTTTCCTCTACCACTACGTCTGGCGCGCCGGCTTCCTCGACGGCTACCGCGGCTTCGTCTTCTGCCGTTTGATGGGCTGGTATGAATTCCTCAGCGCCGCCAAGGCCGCCGAGCTCCGCCGGGAAAAAAATTAA
- a CDS encoding O-antigen ligase family protein, producing MIPAPSSDRTFRPAPIRSRREGLWESVIVAHVSLLVVAISWGYGGQAPFSRHLLLVLGSIGIALFLMTAGRRSSRGDATRALVRHLWPLLLFDVLVLISVFNPSTQKVLFQGEAMFRHLTPRWPWLPSSARPELSLRELWQFNGIVLSAYNILFVIQARRHLRRLLVVFAANAVVLAVFGTFQKLLHSDGLWFGRVKSPNEFFFASFIYHNHWGAFTVLNTAACLALLFHAMRRENSRDLWHSPVLSGAVATALLAATAPLSGSRSSSVLLAVFVMGAVIHFLFRLVRTRREHHESLVQPFAGVVLVTLIAAVGIVALSRKVIAVRAQATVRQLQEIHGEATLNSRLRLYRDTWNMASEKPAFGWGLETYANVFMIYNSAPDPGPGGWKPFYSEAHNDWLQSLAEVGFAGTGLLLLLGVMPLWNVPWRRVESHVPRYLLAGCGIVLVYAWVEFPFANPSVMIAFWVTLYTGAAYARLDLIGQRRDGAPVHD from the coding sequence ATGATCCCCGCGCCGTCCAGCGACCGCACTTTCCGCCCGGCGCCCATCCGTTCCCGCCGCGAGGGACTCTGGGAAAGCGTCATCGTCGCGCACGTCTCGCTGCTGGTTGTCGCGATCTCGTGGGGCTACGGCGGCCAGGCGCCGTTCTCCCGCCATCTGCTGCTCGTGCTCGGATCGATCGGCATCGCGCTGTTCCTGATGACCGCCGGCCGCCGCTCGTCGCGCGGCGACGCCACGCGCGCGCTGGTGCGCCACCTGTGGCCACTGCTCTTGTTCGACGTGCTGGTGCTGATCAGCGTCTTCAATCCCAGCACGCAGAAGGTCCTTTTTCAGGGCGAGGCGATGTTCCGACACCTCACCCCGCGCTGGCCTTGGCTGCCGAGCAGCGCGCGGCCCGAACTCTCGCTCCGCGAACTCTGGCAGTTCAACGGCATCGTGCTCTCGGCCTACAACATCCTGTTCGTCATTCAGGCTCGGCGGCATCTGCGGCGGCTGCTCGTGGTGTTTGCCGCGAACGCCGTGGTGCTCGCCGTCTTCGGCACGTTTCAAAAGCTCCTTCACTCGGATGGCCTCTGGTTCGGTCGCGTGAAGTCCCCGAACGAGTTCTTCTTCGCCTCGTTCATCTATCACAACCACTGGGGCGCCTTCACCGTGCTGAACACCGCGGCGTGCCTCGCGCTGCTTTTCCACGCCATGCGCCGGGAGAATTCCCGCGACCTCTGGCACTCGCCCGTCCTGTCGGGTGCGGTCGCCACCGCCCTCCTCGCCGCCACCGCCCCGCTCAGCGGCTCGCGCTCGAGCTCGGTGCTGCTGGCGGTCTTCGTGATGGGAGCCGTGATTCATTTCCTCTTCCGCCTCGTCCGCACGCGCCGCGAGCATCACGAGTCGCTCGTGCAGCCCTTCGCCGGCGTCGTGCTCGTGACGCTCATCGCCGCCGTCGGCATCGTCGCGCTGAGTCGCAAGGTCATCGCCGTCCGCGCGCAGGCCACGGTGCGCCAGCTCCAGGAGATCCACGGCGAGGCGACGCTGAACTCCCGCCTCCGGCTCTACCGCGACACGTGGAACATGGCATCGGAAAAACCCGCGTTCGGCTGGGGCCTCGAGACCTACGCGAACGTTTTTATGATCTACAACTCCGCGCCCGATCCCGGCCCGGGCGGCTGGAAACCGTTCTATTCCGAAGCGCACAACGACTGGCTGCAATCGCTCGCCGAGGTCGGTTTCGCCGGCACCGGCCTCCTCCTCCTCCTCGGCGTCATGCCGCTTTGGAACGTCCCGTGGCGCCGCGTCGAATCGCACGTGCCGCGCTACCTGCTCGCGGGCTGCGGCATCGTGTTGGTGTATGCGTGGGTGGAATTCCCCTTCGCCAATCCTTCCGTGATGATCGCGTTCTGGGTCACGCTCTACACCGGCGCCGCCTACGCTCGACTCGATCTCATCGGCCAGCGCCGCGACGGCGCTCCTGTCCATGACTGA